One part of the Haliaeetus albicilla chromosome 9, bHalAlb1.1, whole genome shotgun sequence genome encodes these proteins:
- the DVL3 gene encoding segment polarity protein dishevelled homolog DVL-3 isoform X6 — translation MERTGGIGDSRPPSFHPNTGGSRENLDNETETDSVVSSQRERPRRKDGPEHAPRVNGTVKGERRRDLGGYESSSTLMSSELETTSFFDSDEDDSTSRFSSSTEQSSASRLMRRHKRRRRKQKAPRIERSSSFSSITDSTMSLNIITVTLNMEKYNFLGISIVGQSNERGDGGIYIGSIMKGGAVAADGRIEPGDMLLQVNDINFENMSNDDAVRVLREIVHKPGPITLTVAKCWDPSPRGCFSLPRSKWIADPPLTLVPSSFAPQRIWAGPDSPCSDPGEPIRPIDPAAWVSHTAAMTGTYPAYGMSPSMSTITSTSSSITSSIPETERLDDFHLSIHSDMATIVKAMASPESGLEVRDRMWLKITIPNAFIGSDVVDWLYHHVEGFTDRRESRKYASNLLKAGYIRHTVNKITFSEQCYYIFGDLCGNMANLSLHDHDGSSGASDQDTLAPLPHPGAAPWPMAFPYQYPPPHPYNPHPGFPDPGYSYGGGSAGSQHSEGSRSSGSNRSGSERRKEREKTGESKSGGSGSESDHTTRSSMRRERAASERSVPASQHSQRSQHSLAHSIRSHHSQQSYGPPGLPPLFSPPMLLMPPPPSAMGPPGAPPGRDLASVPPELTASRQSFRMAMGNPTKNYGVFDFL, via the exons ATGGAGCGCACGGGAGGAATTGGAGACTCCAGGCCCCCCTCTTTCCA TCCTAACACCGGGGGTAGTCGGGAAAACTTGGACAATGAGACAGAGACAGACTCGGTGGTGTCGTCGCAAAGGGAACGACCTCGTCGGAAAGATGGGCCTGAGCACG CACCCAGGGTGAATGGTACAGTGAAGGGAGAGCGGCGCCGAGACCTGGGTGGGTACGAGAGCTCCTCCACGCTTATGAGCAGTGAGCTGGAGACCACCAGCTTCTTCGATTCAGATGAAGATGACTCCACCAGCAG GTTTAGCAGTTCAACAGAGCAAAGCAGTGCTTCCCGTCTAATGAGGAGGCACAAGCGACGCCGGCGGAAACAGAAGGCTCCACGCATTGAGCGG TCATCGTCCTTCAGCAGCATCACAGACTCCACCATGTCCCTGAACATCATCACAGTCACACTGAACATGG AGAAATACAACTTCCTGGGTATTTCTATTGTGGGACAGAGCAATGAGCGCGGGGATGGAGGCATTTACATTGGCTCTATCATGAAGGGCGGCGCTGTGGCAGCTGATGGCAGGATTGAGCCAGGAGACATGCTCTTGCAG GTAAATGACATCAACTTTGAGAACATGAGCAACGATGATGCTGTGCGGGTGCTGAGGGAGATTGTGCACAAGCCGGG GCCCATCACCCTGACGGTGGCGAAGTGCTGGGACCCAAGCCCCCGGGGCTGCTTCTCGTTACCCAGGAGTAAGTGGATAGCTGACCCACCCTTAACGCTGGTGCCCAGCTCAT TTGCTCCCCAGCGGATCTGGGCTGGGCCAGACTCTCCATGCTCCGATCCGG GTGAGCCCATCCGGCCCATCGACCCGGCAGCCTGGGTGTCTCACACGGCAGCGATGACTGGCACCTACCCAGCGTACGGTATGAGTCCATCCATGAGCACAAtcacttccaccagctcctccatcaCCAGCTCCATCCCAGAGACCGAAC GCCTCGATGACTTTCACCTGTCCATCCACAGCGACATGGCCACCATTGTCAAAGCCATGGCCTCACCAGAGTCAGGCCTGGAGGTGCGTGACCGCATGTGGCTGAAGATCACCATCCCCAATGCCTTCATTG GTTCGGATGTGGTGGATTGGCTCTATCACCATGTGGAGGGTTTTACAGACCGTCGTGAATCCCGCAAATATGCTAGCAATCTGCTGAAGGCTGGCTACATCCGACATACCGTGAACAAGATTACCTTCTCGGAGCAGTGCTATTACATCTTCGGGGACCTCTGTGGAA ACATGGCTAATCTTTCTCTTCATGATCACGATGGCTCCAGTGGTGCCTCCGACCAGGACACTTTGGCTCCACTCCCCCACCCAGGAGCTGCACCCTGGCCTATGGCTTTCCCGTATCAGTATCCGCCGCCTCATCCATACAACCCCCACCCCGGCTTCCCTGACCCAGGCTACAGCTATGGAGGGGGCAgtgcaggcagccagcacaGTGAAG GGAGCCGGAGCAGCGGTTCCAATCGCAGCGGCAGcgagaggaggaaggagagagagaagaccGGGGAGTCCAAGTCAGGCGGCAGTGGGAGTGAGTCGGATCACACCACAAGGAGCAGCATGCGGCGTGAGCGCGCGGCCAGCGAGCGTTCGGTGCCGgccagccagcacagccagcGTAGCCAGCACTCTCTGGCTCACAGCATCCGCAGCCACCACAGCCAGCAGTCGTATGGGCCACCTGGCCTCCCCCCTCTCTTCAGCCCCCCCATGTTGCTGATGCCTCCACCGCCTTCAGCCATGGGGCCCCCTGGGGCACCGCCGGGCCGTGACCTGGCCTCTGTGCCCCCCGAACTGACAGCCAGTAGACAGTCCTTCCGAATGGCCATGGGCAACCCCA CAAAGAATTACGGGGTGTTTGACTTTCTCTGA